One Fuerstiella marisgermanici DNA window includes the following coding sequences:
- the gltX gene encoding glutamate--tRNA ligase, with translation MPTVRTRFAPSPTGYMHIGGMRTALFNWLWARKNGGQFILRIDDTDQQRNMEEALQPILDAFRWLGLDWDEGPEVGGEFGPYFQSERRPLHDAALAKLLESKAAYRDFEPPEETKAQREAAEKQKVVYTSSRTSLNLSDDEVAAKLEAGDAHVVRFLVPRDRKVAIDDNVRGHIEWDCSLMVDPVIARGDGSPLYNFATAVDDGQLQISHVIRAEEHLSNTPIQVLLHEALGNTLPQFAHIPFVAAPGGKKKLSKRDIDKYRKSPAFQKLFQLGDEVLSKLGIDAGDQALSPVMVAYYREVGFLPAGVLNGLSRLGWSLDDETENMSLETVQENFSLQRVVKASASLDPDKLMSYQSHWMHKLADDERLAGCVAMLVKAELLPAEPDQQMLDMVAKVVSLAADRLRVFGDILGMDEFFVSADTLQYDTKEFQKRVVKPDTALDLLAALRKQFADQDSFKAEPLHDLVQSFVEDQQIKFGQIAPALRLSVTGKAKGADLFPTLELLGQDECLQRIDRAIGMAESMRVV, from the coding sequence ATGCCAACTGTACGCACCCGCTTCGCTCCCAGCCCGACCGGTTACATGCACATCGGTGGGATGAGAACCGCTTTATTTAACTGGCTATGGGCCAGAAAAAACGGTGGCCAGTTCATCCTGAGAATCGACGACACCGACCAGCAGCGGAATATGGAAGAAGCCTTGCAGCCGATTCTGGATGCCTTCCGCTGGCTGGGCCTGGATTGGGACGAAGGGCCGGAAGTCGGCGGAGAATTCGGGCCGTACTTTCAGTCCGAACGCCGACCTCTGCATGACGCTGCTTTGGCAAAGCTGCTGGAAAGCAAAGCCGCCTATCGCGACTTCGAACCTCCGGAAGAAACGAAAGCTCAACGCGAAGCCGCCGAAAAACAGAAAGTCGTCTACACCAGCAGCCGCACATCACTGAACCTGTCCGATGACGAAGTCGCTGCAAAGCTGGAAGCTGGCGATGCTCACGTCGTACGTTTTCTTGTGCCTCGCGATCGCAAAGTGGCGATCGACGACAACGTGCGTGGCCATATCGAATGGGACTGCAGCCTCATGGTCGACCCCGTGATCGCTCGCGGTGACGGCTCGCCGCTGTACAACTTCGCAACCGCGGTCGACGACGGTCAGCTGCAAATCTCACACGTAATTCGAGCGGAGGAACACCTTTCCAACACGCCGATTCAGGTGCTGCTGCACGAAGCATTGGGCAATACGCTGCCGCAGTTTGCTCACATTCCATTCGTGGCAGCTCCCGGCGGAAAGAAGAAGCTCAGCAAGCGAGACATCGACAAGTACCGCAAGAGTCCCGCCTTCCAGAAGCTGTTTCAACTGGGCGACGAAGTCCTCAGCAAACTCGGAATCGACGCCGGTGACCAGGCTTTGTCGCCGGTGATGGTGGCCTACTATCGCGAAGTCGGTTTTCTGCCAGCCGGAGTCCTCAACGGGCTGTCGCGACTAGGCTGGTCACTGGACGACGAGACCGAAAATATGTCACTGGAAACAGTGCAGGAAAACTTCTCGCTGCAGCGAGTCGTCAAGGCGTCAGCCAGTTTGGATCCGGACAAGCTGATGAGCTACCAGAGTCACTGGATGCACAAGCTGGCCGACGACGAACGACTGGCGGGCTGCGTGGCAATGCTGGTGAAGGCCGAGCTGCTGCCCGCCGAGCCGGATCAGCAAATGCTGGATATGGTCGCGAAAGTGGTTTCACTGGCGGCCGACCGCCTCCGCGTGTTCGGCGACATTCTGGGCATGGACGAATTCTTCGTTTCGGCGGACACTCTGCAGTACGACACGAAAGAATTCCAAAAGCGAGTGGTCAAGCCGGACACCGCGCTGGACTTACTGGCCGCTCTACGAAAGCAGTTCGCGGATCAGGATTCCTTCAAGGCAGAGCCACTGCACGATCTCGTTCAATCCTTTGTGGAAGACCAGCAGATCAAGTTCGGCCAGATCGCCCCCGCCTTGCGACTGTCTGTGACTGGCAAAGCCAAGGGAGCAGACCTGTTTCCGACGCTGGAGCTGCTCGGTCAGGACGAATGCCTGCAACGCATCGACCGAGCCATCGGAATGGCAGAATCAATGCGAGTGGTGTAA
- a CDS encoding UDP-glucuronic acid decarboxylase family protein, producing the protein MPTVLVTGGAGFLGSHLCDRLIERGDDVICLDNFFTGNKENIRHLLGHERFELVRHDIVHPFYLEVDRIFNLACPASPEAYQYNPIKTIKTSTVGMVNVMGLAKRCGARVLHASTSEVYGDPQVHPQTEDYWGHVNPIGPRSCYDEGKRIAESLLMNYHEAHGMEVRIIRIFNTYGPRMDPNDGRVISNFITQALRNEDITVYGEGTQTRSFCYCSDLIEGMLRLMDNDEHTGPVNIGNPVENTMLELAEAVIAAVGSKSKVTHMPLPKDDPQRRCPDITRAKKWLGWEPQVALKDGLQNTIDWYRKLIEQG; encoded by the coding sequence ATGCCCACAGTACTCGTAACCGGCGGTGCCGGATTTCTTGGTAGTCATCTTTGCGACCGTCTTATCGAACGCGGCGACGACGTGATCTGCCTGGACAACTTCTTTACCGGCAACAAAGAAAACATTCGCCACTTGCTGGGCCATGAACGCTTCGAACTGGTACGGCACGACATCGTGCATCCGTTTTATCTGGAAGTGGATCGCATCTTCAACCTGGCCTGCCCCGCGTCGCCGGAAGCGTACCAGTACAATCCCATCAAGACGATTAAGACCTCGACCGTGGGAATGGTCAACGTCATGGGGCTGGCCAAACGTTGTGGAGCTCGCGTGCTGCACGCATCAACATCCGAAGTCTACGGCGACCCTCAGGTACATCCGCAAACGGAAGACTATTGGGGGCACGTGAATCCGATTGGACCTCGCAGTTGCTACGACGAAGGCAAACGTATTGCCGAATCGCTGCTAATGAACTACCACGAAGCTCACGGCATGGAAGTTCGCATCATCCGCATCTTCAACACGTACGGGCCGAGAATGGACCCGAATGATGGCCGAGTGATCTCCAACTTTATCACTCAGGCCTTGCGTAACGAAGACATCACCGTTTACGGCGAAGGCACTCAAACTCGTTCGTTTTGCTACTGCAGCGACCTGATCGAAGGCATGCTGAGATTGATGGACAACGACGAACACACCGGCCCGGTCAACATCGGCAACCCTGTGGAAAACACAATGCTGGAACTGGCCGAAGCCGTGATTGCAGCCGTGGGCAGTAAGTCCAAAGTGACTCACATGCCACTCCCCAAAGACGACCCACAACGCCGCTGCCCGGATATCACTCGAGCGAAAAAATGGCTGGGCTGGGAACCGCAGGTCGCATTGAAGGACGGGCTGCAGAATACGATTGACTGGTATCGGAAGCTGATTGAACAGGGCTAG
- a CDS encoding NAD-dependent epimerase: MAKILVTGAAGFIGMHTATSLLERGDEVVGLDNINDYYSLKLKHDRMATLEGRDGFTFAKLGLEDRDGVAKLFADQKFDSVIHLAAQAGVRYSLENPHAYVDSNLVGFVNILEACRHNNVGHLAYASSSSVYGANKNKPFRVSDRVDHPVSLYAASKKANELMAHTYSHLFGLPTTGLRFFTVYGPWGRPDMALWLFTEAILNGKPINVFNHGKMRRDFTYVDDIVEGVIRVNDNVPTPNPDKDPLDDSTTAAPYRIYNIGNNQPVELMHMIETLEKCLGRTAEKNMMDIQQGDVPETFADIDALQADVGFRPDTSIESGIERFVDWYKTYHDLS; this comes from the coding sequence ATGGCAAAGATCCTCGTCACCGGAGCCGCTGGCTTTATTGGAATGCACACGGCAACCAGCCTGCTGGAACGCGGCGATGAAGTTGTGGGGCTGGATAATATCAACGACTACTACAGCCTGAAGCTGAAGCATGACCGTATGGCCACTCTGGAAGGCCGCGATGGCTTTACCTTCGCAAAGCTGGGGCTGGAAGATCGTGACGGCGTGGCGAAGCTGTTTGCCGATCAGAAATTCGATAGCGTGATTCACCTGGCCGCTCAGGCAGGAGTTCGCTATTCGCTTGAGAACCCGCACGCCTACGTGGATTCGAACCTGGTGGGCTTCGTGAACATCCTGGAAGCCTGCCGTCATAACAACGTCGGTCACCTGGCCTACGCATCCAGCAGCTCAGTTTACGGCGCGAACAAGAACAAACCGTTTCGGGTGTCGGATCGAGTCGACCATCCGGTCAGTTTGTACGCCGCGTCAAAAAAAGCGAACGAACTGATGGCTCATACCTACAGCCACCTGTTCGGGCTGCCGACGACCGGGCTGAGGTTCTTCACCGTCTACGGGCCGTGGGGCCGACCGGACATGGCGTTGTGGCTGTTCACAGAAGCGATCCTCAACGGCAAGCCGATCAATGTGTTCAACCACGGCAAAATGAGACGCGACTTCACGTACGTAGACGACATCGTGGAAGGCGTAATTCGAGTCAACGACAACGTGCCCACGCCGAATCCGGACAAAGATCCGCTGGACGATTCCACCACGGCCGCTCCGTATCGAATCTACAACATCGGCAACAACCAGCCGGTGGAATTGATGCACATGATTGAAACGCTCGAAAAGTGCCTGGGCCGCACCGCCGAGAAGAATATGATGGACATCCAGCAGGGTGACGTGCCGGAAACCTTCGCAGACATCGACGCCCTGCAGGCTGACGTCGGCTTCCGGCCGGATACTTCAATTGAAAGCGGCATCGAGCGGTTCGTGGACTGGTACAAGACGTATCACGATCTGTCTTAG
- the groL gene encoding chaperonin GroEL (60 kDa chaperone family; promotes refolding of misfolded polypeptides especially under stressful conditions; forms two stacked rings of heptamers to form a barrel-shaped 14mer; ends can be capped by GroES; misfolded proteins enter the barrel where they are refolded when GroES binds), translating into MAKLLTFDEEARKGLLSGVSKLSRAVSSTLGPRGRNAVLDKGWGAPKVTKDGVTVAEDIELEDPYENVAVQLVKEAASKTNDVAGDGTTTATVLAEAIYKQGLKYIAAGAGAMSLTRGAQKAVDAVTEQLAKMSKPVKANDKEQIARVASIAGNNDPEVGQILADALLKVGKDGVITVEEGRNVNTEVTLVEGMQFDRGYLSPHFITNEDDQECVFENCRILIHEEKISSAKDLVPLLEAISKDGSPLLIIAEDIDGEALATLVVNKMRGIVKVAAVKAPGYGDRRKAMLEDIAVLTGGKAFFKDLGIKLDNVQLSDLGKAKSIRIDADKTIIVEGDGKKSDINGRADQIRREIETTDSEYDREKLQERLAKLAGGVAQIKVGAATETEMKERKDLVDDALAATRAAIEEGIVPGGGVALLRCAAALEDLKLKGDEALGAELIGNVLEMPLRMIADNAGLDGAVVANRVKKEKKASYGYDALNNEYGDMISFGVVDPAKVVRTSLQNATSVASLLLTTDCIIVEEPVEEEAGGDDHHHDHDGMGGMGGMGGMGGGMPGMGGMGGMPGMM; encoded by the coding sequence GTGGCTAAGTTACTAACGTTCGACGAAGAAGCTCGTAAAGGGCTGCTGTCCGGCGTTTCCAAGCTTTCCCGTGCCGTGTCCAGCACTCTTGGACCGCGCGGCCGAAACGCTGTACTCGACAAAGGTTGGGGAGCTCCCAAGGTCACCAAAGACGGCGTGACCGTTGCGGAAGACATCGAGCTGGAAGACCCCTATGAAAACGTGGCCGTGCAGCTTGTCAAAGAAGCCGCATCCAAAACCAATGATGTCGCGGGTGACGGAACCACGACTGCCACGGTTTTGGCAGAAGCCATTTACAAGCAGGGCCTGAAGTACATCGCGGCCGGTGCTGGAGCAATGTCTCTGACTCGCGGTGCTCAGAAGGCCGTCGATGCTGTCACTGAGCAGCTCGCCAAGATGTCTAAGCCTGTGAAGGCCAACGACAAAGAGCAAATCGCTCGCGTTGCTTCGATCGCTGGTAACAACGATCCGGAAGTGGGCCAGATCTTGGCCGATGCGTTGCTGAAGGTTGGCAAAGACGGCGTGATTACCGTTGAAGAAGGCCGCAACGTAAACACTGAAGTGACCCTGGTTGAAGGGATGCAATTTGATCGAGGCTACCTGTCTCCTCACTTCATCACCAACGAAGACGATCAGGAATGCGTGTTCGAAAACTGCCGAATCCTTATTCACGAAGAAAAGATTTCTTCGGCCAAGGACCTGGTACCGCTGCTGGAAGCGATTTCCAAAGACGGTTCACCGCTGCTGATCATTGCTGAAGATATCGACGGCGAAGCACTGGCAACTCTGGTTGTCAACAAAATGCGTGGCATCGTCAAAGTCGCTGCTGTGAAGGCTCCGGGCTACGGCGATCGTCGTAAAGCCATGCTGGAAGACATTGCTGTGCTGACTGGCGGCAAGGCATTCTTCAAAGATCTGGGCATCAAGCTGGACAACGTACAGCTGTCCGACTTGGGCAAAGCCAAGTCGATTCGCATCGACGCCGACAAAACAATCATCGTCGAAGGCGATGGCAAGAAGTCGGACATCAATGGTCGAGCCGATCAGATTCGTCGCGAAATCGAAACGACGGACAGCGAATACGATCGCGAAAAGCTTCAGGAACGTCTGGCCAAACTGGCTGGCGGCGTGGCTCAGATCAAAGTCGGTGCAGCCACTGAAACCGAAATGAAAGAACGCAAAGACCTCGTCGACGATGCACTGGCCGCAACGCGGGCAGCCATCGAAGAAGGTATTGTGCCTGGCGGCGGCGTTGCACTGCTTCGCTGTGCGGCCGCTTTGGAAGACCTGAAACTCAAGGGCGACGAAGCTCTGGGTGCCGAATTGATCGGCAATGTCCTTGAAATGCCTCTTCGCATGATCGCCGACAACGCGGGCCTTGACGGTGCCGTCGTTGCAAACCGAGTCAAGAAAGAGAAGAAGGCATCTTACGGCTACGACGCCTTGAACAACGAATATGGCGACATGATCAGCTTCGGCGTGGTCGATCCTGCCAAGGTTGTTCGCACGTCTCTGCAAAACGCCACCAGCGTCGCGTCTCTGCTTCTCACCACCGATTGCATTATCGTGGAAGAACCAGTGGAAGAAGAAGCGGGCGGCGACGATCACCATCATGACCACGACGGAATGGGTGGCATGGGCGGAATGGGTGGCATGGGCGGCGGAATGCCGGGCATGGGAGGAATGGGCGGCATGCCGGGCATGATGTAA
- the groES gene encoding co-chaperone GroES produces MKINPLDDRIVVKADDAEETTAGGIVLPDAAKEKPQRGTVVAVGPGRLLDSGERASISVEVGDKVLFGKYGGTEIEVDGEEVKILRESDILAKVV; encoded by the coding sequence ATGAAAATCAATCCTCTCGACGACCGAATCGTAGTCAAAGCTGACGACGCAGAAGAAACCACAGCCGGCGGCATCGTGCTGCCAGACGCTGCCAAGGAAAAGCCACAACGTGGTACTGTTGTTGCCGTTGGTCCGGGTCGTCTGCTGGATAGTGGCGAACGAGCGTCTATCAGCGTCGAAGTCGGCGACAAGGTGCTGTTCGGCAAGTACGGCGGTACAGAGATCGAAGTCGATGGCGAAGAAGTCAAGATTCTTCGCGAAAGCGACATTCTGGCAAAGGTTGTTTAG
- the groL gene encoding chaperonin GroEL (60 kDa chaperone family; promotes refolding of misfolded polypeptides especially under stressful conditions; forms two stacked rings of heptamers to form a barrel-shaped 14mer; ends can be capped by GroES; misfolded proteins enter the barrel where they are refolded when GroES binds), giving the protein MAKQLLFDDPARLKLQDGVETLAKAVAVTMGPTGRNVIIDKSFGNPLVTKDGVTVSKEVELEDPFENMGAKLVNEVASKTSDLAGDGTTTATVLARAIFKEGLRGISLGANPTVVRRGIDKGVEAALASIEKLAKPVESKEQVAQVGAISANNDRAIGDMIADAMERVGRDGVITVEEGKANDTTLDFAEGMQFDKGYISPYFVTSAEDMKCIMEDCLILLFEKKISNLREMVPLLEKVAQTGKELLIIAEDVDSEALTALVINKLRGILKVCAVKAPGFGDRRKAMLGDMAVLTGGTLISEDLGIKLDTVELAQLGSARKVEVGKDSTTIIEGAGETKAIKARVQQIRDHIEKTDSDYDREKFQERLAKLTGGVAVISVGAATETEMKQTKARMEDALHATRAAVEEGILPGGGVALLRAIEDVEKVKGNGDEAIGVQIVARALQAPLRQIASNCGMDGAVVADEVRQLKGAEGFNAATGEYTDMLKAGILDPAKVVRSALSHASSIAGLMLTTQVLVTRTDDPDGGAKSKIAGAVR; this is encoded by the coding sequence GTGGCTAAGCAACTTTTGTTTGACGATCCAGCACGCCTAAAGCTGCAGGATGGCGTTGAAACTCTCGCCAAGGCCGTCGCCGTCACAATGGGACCGACTGGTCGCAATGTGATTATCGACAAGAGCTTCGGCAATCCTCTCGTCACAAAGGACGGCGTGACGGTCAGCAAGGAAGTCGAGCTGGAAGATCCGTTTGAGAACATGGGTGCCAAGCTGGTCAACGAAGTCGCCAGCAAAACCAGCGATCTGGCGGGCGATGGAACGACCACGGCCACCGTGTTGGCACGTGCCATCTTCAAGGAAGGCCTTCGCGGCATTTCTCTTGGTGCAAACCCAACTGTCGTTCGACGAGGAATCGACAAGGGTGTCGAAGCGGCTTTGGCCAGCATCGAAAAACTTGCGAAGCCTGTCGAATCGAAGGAGCAGGTTGCTCAGGTCGGTGCGATCTCAGCTAACAACGACCGAGCCATCGGCGACATGATCGCGGATGCCATGGAACGAGTCGGTCGTGACGGCGTGATTACTGTCGAAGAAGGCAAAGCCAACGACACCACGTTGGACTTCGCCGAAGGTATGCAGTTTGACAAGGGATACATTTCTCCGTACTTCGTCACCAGTGCCGAAGACATGAAATGCATCATGGAAGACTGTCTGATCCTGCTGTTCGAAAAGAAGATTTCGAACCTGCGTGAGATGGTACCACTGCTTGAAAAAGTGGCTCAAACCGGCAAGGAATTGCTGATCATCGCAGAAGACGTCGACAGCGAAGCATTGACCGCCCTGGTCATTAACAAGCTGCGTGGCATCCTGAAAGTCTGTGCTGTGAAGGCACCTGGCTTCGGTGATCGTCGTAAAGCTATGCTTGGCGATATGGCCGTCCTGACTGGCGGTACGCTGATTTCTGAAGACCTCGGGATCAAACTGGACACCGTTGAGCTCGCTCAACTCGGTTCAGCTCGCAAGGTTGAAGTTGGCAAAGACAGCACCACGATCATCGAAGGTGCTGGCGAGACCAAAGCGATTAAGGCACGAGTTCAACAGATTCGTGATCACATCGAGAAGACTGACAGCGACTACGATCGCGAGAAGTTTCAGGAACGTCTGGCGAAGCTGACGGGCGGCGTTGCCGTGATTTCTGTGGGTGCTGCCACAGAAACCGAAATGAAGCAGACCAAGGCGCGAATGGAAGACGCGTTGCATGCGACACGAGCGGCTGTGGAAGAAGGCATTCTTCCCGGCGGTGGTGTTGCGTTGCTTCGAGCCATCGAAGACGTTGAGAAGGTCAAAGGCAACGGCGACGAAGCCATCGGTGTACAGATCGTCGCCAGAGCTTTGCAGGCACCGCTGCGACAGATCGCATCAAACTGCGGCATGGACGGTGCTGTTGTGGCTGACGAAGTCCGCCAGCTTAAAGGTGCTGAAGGCTTCAATGCTGCGACAGGCGAGTACACAGACATGCTGAAGGCTGGGATCCTTGATCCTGCCAAGGTGGTCCGCAGTGCACTGTCTCACGCATCTTCGATTGCCGGCCTGATGTTGACGACTCAGGTTCTGGTCACACGAACCGATGATCCTGATGGTGGAGCCAAGTCGAAAATTGCTGGTGCCGTACGCTAG
- the dnaJ gene encoding molecular chaperone DnaJ, protein MATQTCYYEVLSVSRTASAGEIKKAYRKLALKYHPDRNQGDDEAITKFKEASEAFDVLGDEEKRARYDQFGHAGVQGAAGRSGGGGFQDVNDIFSAFGDIFEGFGFGGGGGGGSRRGRGGARRGASLETTIVLELPEAASGCSRELEISRREECDTCHGSGAKAGSDSTNCSTCGGHGQVIQSQGFFRVQTTCPACRGEGKVIKDPCQNCSGSGRVMKKSTLKINIPAGVDNGMQMPIRGEGEAGIKGGPRGDLHVNFKVKEHPLFERHGQDLLCRLPISYSQAALGAEVEIPTLTGRDTLTIKPGTQPGEVKRLRHKGMPDPNGRHHVGDLMVEIQVEVPKSVSGRQEELLRELAGLEDAAVMPHQQSFFDKVKHFFSGDDDEDDS, encoded by the coding sequence ATGGCAACTCAGACTTGCTACTACGAAGTTCTCAGCGTCTCGCGCACAGCGTCGGCGGGCGAGATTAAAAAGGCGTACCGAAAGCTCGCGCTGAAGTATCACCCGGATAGAAATCAGGGTGACGACGAAGCGATAACAAAGTTCAAGGAAGCTTCCGAAGCGTTCGACGTCCTTGGCGACGAAGAAAAGCGAGCTCGCTACGATCAGTTTGGCCATGCCGGTGTACAAGGTGCAGCAGGCCGAAGTGGCGGAGGCGGCTTTCAGGATGTCAACGACATCTTCAGCGCCTTTGGTGACATCTTTGAAGGCTTCGGCTTTGGTGGCGGCGGAGGAGGCGGCAGTCGCCGTGGCCGCGGCGGTGCTCGACGCGGCGCTTCGCTGGAAACGACCATCGTTCTGGAACTTCCGGAAGCAGCGTCAGGTTGCTCCCGCGAACTGGAGATCAGCCGTCGCGAAGAATGCGACACCTGTCATGGCAGCGGTGCGAAGGCGGGAAGCGATTCCACCAATTGTTCCACGTGTGGCGGGCACGGCCAGGTGATTCAGTCACAGGGCTTTTTCCGCGTTCAAACGACATGCCCGGCCTGCCGTGGCGAAGGCAAAGTCATTAAAGATCCCTGCCAGAATTGCTCGGGCAGTGGTCGAGTGATGAAGAAGTCGACGCTGAAGATCAACATCCCCGCAGGCGTTGACAACGGCATGCAGATGCCGATCCGTGGCGAAGGCGAAGCCGGAATCAAAGGCGGGCCTCGCGGAGACCTGCACGTCAACTTCAAGGTGAAAGAACATCCACTGTTCGAACGACACGGCCAGGACCTGCTGTGTCGCCTACCGATTTCGTATTCGCAGGCGGCTTTGGGAGCCGAAGTCGAAATCCCGACGCTGACCGGTCGCGATACATTGACCATCAAACCGGGAACTCAGCCTGGCGAAGTCAAACGCCTGCGACACAAGGGCATGCCCGATCCCAACGGACGTCACCATGTCGGCGATCTGATGGTTGAAATTCAGGTGGAAGTCCCGAAGAGTGTGTCTGGTCGGCAGGAAGAGTTACTTCGAGAACTGGCGGGGCTCGAGGACGCAGCCGTGATGCCTCACCAGCAATCCTTCTTCGACAAAGTGAAGCACTTTTTCTCCGGCGATGATGATGAGGATGACAGTTAA
- the grpE gene encoding nucleotide exchange factor GrpE: protein MSTPENENTPTDADVSEDAPQEAPPEEQLDTSTTEPEDMSQQLRSENADLQDRLLRTQAELENFRRRTQKEAIDAIKYQALPIIRDFLPGVDNLNRAIDAAEQTGDTQTLIDGIKMVAQQFKDALKAHSAELIDPLGDAFDPNLHEALSQVPSADHDPMTVLQVVEPGYRIHDRVIRPAKVIVTSAPPAE, encoded by the coding sequence ATGAGTACTCCAGAAAACGAAAACACACCAACCGACGCTGACGTGTCTGAAGACGCACCGCAGGAAGCTCCGCCTGAGGAACAGCTCGATACGTCAACCACGGAACCGGAAGATATGTCGCAGCAACTTCGCAGTGAGAACGCCGACCTGCAGGATCGCCTGTTGCGAACTCAGGCGGAACTTGAAAACTTCCGTCGCCGCACACAAAAAGAAGCGATCGATGCGATCAAGTATCAGGCGCTGCCGATCATCCGCGACTTCCTGCCGGGCGTTGACAATCTGAATCGCGCCATTGATGCGGCCGAACAGACGGGCGATACGCAAACTCTGATCGACGGCATCAAAATGGTGGCTCAGCAGTTCAAAGATGCTTTGAAGGCTCATTCTGCTGAGCTTATCGATCCGCTGGGAGACGCCTTCGATCCGAATCTGCACGAAGCCCTCAGCCAGGTGCCGTCCGCCGATCACGATCCGATGACCGTACTGCAGGTTGTTGAACCAGGATATCGAATTCACGATCGCGTGATCCGTCCGGCCAAAGTGATCGTTACGAGTGCCCCGCCAGCCGAATAA
- a CDS encoding FmdB family zinc ribbon protein — protein sequence MPTYEYRCDACEHEWEEFKSITAKPTKKCPECKKQKAKRIISAGGGLIFKGSGFYQTDYRSDSYKKGASAEKKASESKASDSSTSSSSSSKKSDSSTKSAASE from the coding sequence ATGCCAACATACGAATACCGCTGCGACGCATGCGAACACGAGTGGGAAGAATTTAAGTCGATCACTGCCAAGCCGACGAAAAAGTGCCCCGAATGTAAAAAGCAGAAGGCAAAACGCATCATCAGTGCGGGCGGCGGCCTGATCTTTAAAGGGTCGGGTTTCTACCAAACTGACTACCGCAGCGACTCCTATAAAAAGGGTGCTTCCGCAGAGAAGAAAGCGTCCGAATCGAAGGCCTCTGATTCGTCAACGTCGAGCAGCTCTTCGTCAAAAAAATCGGATTCATCTACAAAATCCGCAGCCAGCGAGTAG